In Candidatus Aminicenantes bacterium, one DNA window encodes the following:
- the ispD gene encoding 2-C-methyl-D-erythritol 4-phosphate cytidylyltransferase, which produces MSTIAVILAGGSGERFGKALPKQFCIINGRSLLEICLEHFQGHPGIDAIVLVCPGAQLPLARETVAAGCLAKVKEILAGGKTRQESSYIGIMAAPSAAENILIHDAARALVGPALIGRVLEALTGAMAVMPALPAGDTIVRTDEEAMVSAVLDRAKLRLVQTPQGFKAKIIRQAHEMARSEGFSEAGDDCSLVLRYRLAPVLTVEGDPGNIKITYPQDLAIAEAILKNR; this is translated from the coding sequence ATGAGCACAATCGCAGTGATCTTGGCCGGCGGTTCGGGCGAGCGTTTCGGGAAAGCGCTGCCGAAGCAATTTTGCATCATCAACGGCCGCTCGCTGCTCGAGATATGCCTGGAACATTTTCAGGGGCATCCGGGCATCGATGCCATCGTCCTGGTCTGCCCGGGCGCCCAGCTGCCGCTGGCAAGGGAAACGGTCGCCGCCGGCTGCTTGGCCAAGGTGAAAGAGATCCTGGCCGGCGGCAAGACCCGCCAGGAATCGTCATATATCGGCATCATGGCGGCGCCTTCTGCTGCGGAAAACATACTTATTCATGACGCTGCCCGGGCGCTGGTAGGGCCCGCGCTCATCGGTCGGGTGCTGGAGGCATTGACCGGCGCCATGGCGGTCATGCCCGCTTTGCCTGCCGGGGACACCATCGTCCGCACCGACGAAGAGGCCATGGTCAGCGCCGTCCTGGACCGGGCCAAGCTCAGGCTGGTCCAGACGCCGCAGGGGTTTAAGGCAAAGATCATCCGCCAAGCCCATGAAATGGCCAGAAGCGAAGGCTTCAGCGAGGCCGGCGACGATTGTTCGCTGGTGTTGCGCTACCGGCTTGCCCCGGTGCTGACCGTGGAAGGAGACCCGGGAAATATCAAAATCACGTATCCGCAGGATCTTGCGATTGCCGAAGCGATCCTTAAAAATCGGTAG